In the Flagellimonas sp. HMM57 genome, one interval contains:
- a CDS encoding CNNM domain-containing protein — protein MGLLLFYAFISIFFSFLCSILEAVLLSITPTFLNLKKQEGKEYAEELEQLKKDVDKPLIAILTLNTIAHTVGAILVGVQAKVAYAELYGTSTYNIFGIEFTEDLMVGVVSTVMTILILVASEIIPKTIGATYWKQLANFTSKALNIMVFVLKWTGLLWLLQLFTRLIGKKGHHGSVLSREDFTAMTDIAHEEGVFQESESKVIKNLLKFDEILAKDVMTPRTVMKIASEAMTIKAFFEENRPLRFSRIPLYKESVDNITGYFLKDELMEAIINKKGNEPLATIQREILITNRTKPIPNLLEKFVEQKEHVSLVVDEYGSVSGMVTMEDVIETLLGLEIMDESDNVEDLQVLARKNWESRAKRLGIIEDKNEIE, from the coding sequence ATGGGACTTCTTTTATTCTACGCATTCATTTCAATTTTCTTTTCATTCCTCTGTTCTATTTTGGAAGCAGTACTCTTGAGCATAACCCCCACGTTTTTAAATCTAAAAAAGCAGGAGGGCAAGGAATACGCAGAGGAGCTGGAACAGTTAAAAAAGGATGTCGACAAGCCTCTAATTGCCATTCTGACTTTAAATACGATTGCCCATACCGTAGGCGCCATCCTCGTGGGCGTTCAGGCCAAAGTAGCTTATGCTGAGCTTTATGGCACCTCAACGTACAACATTTTTGGTATCGAATTTACAGAAGACCTCATGGTAGGTGTCGTATCCACAGTAATGACCATTTTAATTTTGGTGGCATCTGAAATAATTCCAAAAACCATTGGAGCAACATATTGGAAACAATTGGCAAACTTCACCTCCAAAGCCCTTAACATTATGGTCTTCGTACTTAAATGGACAGGTTTATTGTGGTTATTACAATTGTTCACTAGACTAATCGGCAAAAAGGGACATCATGGAAGTGTACTGAGCAGGGAGGATTTTACGGCCATGACAGATATCGCCCATGAGGAAGGTGTTTTCCAGGAATCTGAATCCAAAGTGATAAAAAATCTGTTGAAATTTGATGAAATATTGGCAAAAGATGTCATGACTCCAAGAACCGTCATGAAAATTGCATCAGAAGCGATGACAATCAAAGCCTTTTTTGAAGAGAACAGGCCCCTTCGATTTTCACGTATTCCCCTTTATAAAGAAAGCGTCGATAATATTACGGGCTACTTTTTAAAGGATGAACTCATGGAGGCCATCATCAATAAAAAAGGCAATGAACCTTTAGCGACCATACAAAGGGAAATATTGATCACCAATAGAACCAAACCTATTCCTAACCTATTGGAAAAATTTGTTGAGCAAAAAGAGCATGTATCCCTAGTGGTTGATGAATATGGTTCTGTTAGCGGAATGGTAACCATGGAAGATGTAATCGAAACCTTGCTCGGATTGGAGATAATGGATGAAAGCGATAATGTGGAAGACCTTCAAGTACTGGCAAGAAAGAACTGGGAGAGCAGGGCTAAGCGCTTAGGCATTATTGAAGATAAAAATGAGATAGAGTAA
- a CDS encoding methylated-DNA--[protein]-cysteine S-methyltransferase — translation MEIAYLQTPVGLAEFHGDENGLASVSVLNEQKPIGIIPEVLEDVVYQFKEYFEGTRKQFDLKLNPTGTDFQKKVWEALQQIPYGKTVSYLELSKTLGDTKAIRAVAAANGKNPLWIVVPCHRVIGSNGDLVGYAGGLHRKRWLLEHESPVKQTSLF, via the coding sequence ATGGAAATAGCTTATTTGCAAACACCTGTAGGTTTGGCAGAGTTTCATGGCGATGAAAATGGGCTTGCTTCTGTATCTGTTTTGAACGAACAAAAACCTATTGGTATAATCCCAGAGGTTTTGGAAGACGTAGTATATCAATTTAAAGAATACTTTGAGGGAACCCGCAAACAATTTGACCTTAAATTGAATCCTACCGGAACCGACTTTCAGAAAAAAGTTTGGGAAGCATTACAACAAATTCCTTATGGGAAAACCGTTTCTTATTTAGAACTTTCCAAAACACTGGGCGATACAAAAGCAATTCGCGCCGTAGCTGCGGCCAATGGTAAAAACCCATTATGGATCGTAGTTCCCTGTCATCGCGTCATTGGGAGCAATGGAGATTTGGTTGGCTATGCCGGTGGACTACACCGAAAAAGGTGGCTATTGGAACACGAGAGCCCCGTAAAGCAAACTTCGCTATTTTAA
- a CDS encoding 3'-5' exonuclease: MLYKLNLEHILFLDIETVPQKPSFSDLDEDFQILWEQKSQYQRKDEISAEDFYERAGIWAEFGRVVCISVGYFVLKGEIRNFRVTSFYGEEVELLKQFKQLLQDHFNQARHLLCAHNGKEFDFPYIARRMVINGMNLPYKLDLFGKKPWEVSHLDTMELWKFGDYKHYTSLKLLAHVLGIPSPKEDMDGSMVKDVFYEENDLDRIVSYCELDVITTAQVFLKLRNEALLEQEEIKRV, encoded by the coding sequence ATGCTTTACAAACTTAACCTAGAACATATCCTCTTTTTGGATATAGAAACTGTACCCCAAAAACCAAGCTTCTCAGATTTAGATGAAGATTTTCAAATACTTTGGGAGCAGAAGTCCCAATATCAAAGAAAGGACGAAATAAGCGCCGAAGACTTTTATGAACGTGCAGGGATATGGGCAGAATTTGGAAGGGTGGTCTGTATTTCTGTGGGGTATTTTGTTTTGAAAGGAGAAATTCGAAATTTTAGGGTGACTTCTTTTTATGGAGAAGAGGTTGAATTGCTAAAACAATTTAAACAATTGCTCCAGGACCATTTTAATCAGGCCAGACATTTGCTCTGTGCCCATAATGGTAAGGAATTCGATTTTCCATACATTGCCCGGCGTATGGTCATTAACGGCATGAATCTTCCCTATAAACTGGACCTGTTCGGAAAAAAACCTTGGGAAGTATCACATTTGGATACCATGGAACTTTGGAAATTTGGTGATTACAAACACTATACTTCCCTAAAGCTCCTGGCCCATGTATTGGGCATTCCATCTCCAAAAGAAGACATGGACGGTAGCATGGTCAAAGATGTTTTTTATGAAGAAAATGATTTGGACCGAATTGTTTCGTACTGTGAATTGGATGTGATTACCACGGCACAGGTTTTCCTTAAATTGCGTAACGAAGCATTATTGGAGCAGGAAGAAATTAAAAGAGTATAA
- a CDS encoding S8 family serine peptidase, whose protein sequence is MYYKKLTCATGNYLYVIISLLSFLTVSGQSKTSIESIKSSYDHHNISSFVSKMEVEHQSKQFRIDQILKTKGWKKSEKLQDGTVIALQDIGTDGTPLFYTTLNDFSHQVSRANALYEDGLLNLGLNGSGLQVGVWDAGVALTTHQEFDDRAKNSDNTNEVSLHATLVTGNLISSGIRPNAKGVAYGAQALTHDWTRDKIEVAEAAANGLLLSNHSYGIKSDRVPDWYFGSYIKVSQDWDKIMYNAPYYLMVNAAGNAQRSYDNESPSFGKTADGFDLLLGFGTSKNGLTIAGANTKIGNKGELKEAHIAAYSSLGPVDDGRIKPDLAGDGSSIFSTSSTNNSSYDTSIGTSMAAPGVTGSLLLLQQYHEELFGTYMKAATLKGLALHTADDVGAKGPDYKMGWGVINVKSAAVTLQNKGFSTLMEEESLAEGDTFSLTVSANGTETLMASISWTDPEGEYINRGDLNNRTAALTNDLDIRITKNGSTYFPWKLNPAKANDSAIKGDNLVDPFERVEVANAKGDYTITITHKGGLKNGLQDFSLIVSGVQVSKCTIDVPSEVTLLSSSDNALNIAWSDAEETLFEVQYKASTEENWKNELLWKNNYELTNLQVGTIYTARIRSICTENMVSDFSDEVKFEFNGTETELLIYEPLGFNEELTVKVFPNPATEWIALDAKLSEDAMYSIVTTSGNIVKKGSAIDERINVSDLASGLYVLVVEDHSGMKSSKFYKN, encoded by the coding sequence ATGTACTACAAGAAACTTACTTGTGCAACTGGAAACTACTTATACGTAATCATTTCATTATTAAGTTTTTTAACTGTATCTGGACAGTCAAAAACCAGTATAGAATCCATCAAATCCAGTTATGATCACCATAACATTTCTTCTTTTGTATCTAAAATGGAAGTGGAGCACCAATCCAAACAATTCAGAATAGATCAAATACTGAAAACAAAAGGTTGGAAGAAATCTGAGAAGTTACAAGATGGTACAGTCATAGCATTACAAGATATTGGAACGGATGGCACTCCACTTTTTTATACCACATTAAATGATTTTTCGCATCAAGTATCCAGGGCGAATGCCCTTTACGAGGATGGACTCCTAAACTTGGGTCTAAATGGTAGCGGTCTTCAGGTAGGTGTATGGGATGCGGGAGTTGCATTGACTACACACCAAGAATTTGATGACCGTGCAAAGAATTCGGACAATACCAACGAAGTAAGCTTGCATGCCACTTTGGTTACGGGAAACCTTATATCCTCAGGTATACGTCCCAATGCAAAGGGAGTCGCCTATGGCGCACAAGCACTAACGCACGATTGGACAAGGGACAAAATAGAAGTGGCAGAAGCTGCAGCTAATGGCCTGTTGTTGAGCAACCATTCCTACGGAATAAAGTCCGACAGAGTGCCCGACTGGTATTTTGGATCATACATTAAAGTCTCACAGGATTGGGACAAGATCATGTACAATGCTCCATACTATTTAATGGTAAATGCTGCTGGCAATGCTCAAAGATCATATGATAACGAATCGCCAAGTTTTGGAAAAACCGCAGATGGGTTTGATTTATTGCTCGGATTTGGTACATCTAAGAACGGACTTACCATTGCTGGGGCTAATACTAAAATTGGAAACAAGGGAGAGCTAAAAGAAGCTCATATTGCAGCCTATAGCAGTTTAGGTCCAGTTGATGACGGTAGAATAAAACCAGACTTGGCAGGTGATGGGTCTTCTATATTTTCCACAAGTTCAACGAACAATTCAAGCTACGACACTTCTATTGGCACTTCTATGGCGGCACCAGGCGTAACAGGTTCCCTTCTGTTGTTGCAACAGTATCACGAAGAGTTGTTCGGTACTTATATGAAAGCGGCAACACTTAAAGGATTGGCATTGCACACAGCAGATGATGTAGGTGCAAAAGGACCAGACTATAAAATGGGGTGGGGTGTAATAAATGTAAAATCCGCTGCCGTAACATTACAGAACAAAGGTTTCAGTACGCTTATGGAAGAAGAAAGCCTTGCTGAAGGGGATACATTTTCCTTAACGGTCTCTGCCAATGGAACAGAAACATTAATGGCTTCTATTTCTTGGACAGACCCCGAAGGTGAATACATCAATAGAGGTGACTTGAATAACAGGACAGCTGCGTTAACGAACGACCTAGACATTAGGATTACAAAAAATGGCTCAACTTATTTTCCCTGGAAATTGAATCCTGCAAAAGCAAATGATTCTGCCATAAAAGGTGATAATTTGGTGGATCCCTTTGAACGGGTAGAGGTTGCGAATGCAAAAGGCGACTATACGATTACGATTACCCATAAAGGTGGATTAAAAAATGGATTACAGGATTTTTCGCTTATCGTTTCTGGCGTCCAAGTTTCTAAATGTACTATTGATGTACCATCTGAAGTAACCTTGCTTTCGTCATCAGATAATGCTTTAAACATCGCTTGGTCAGACGCAGAGGAAACACTTTTTGAAGTTCAGTACAAAGCCTCTACCGAGGAGAATTGGAAAAATGAGTTGCTATGGAAGAACAATTATGAACTTACCAATTTACAAGTTGGAACTATATACACAGCAAGAATTCGCTCTATTTGTACCGAAAATATGGTTTCCGATTTTTCTGATGAAGTCAAGTTTGAATTCAATGGTACGGAAACAGAACTTTTGATTTATGAGCCTTTAGGATTTAATGAAGAATTAACGGTAAAGGTTTTTCCAAACCCTGCAACGGAATGGATAGCTTTAGATGCCAAACTATCGGAAGATGCCATGTATTCCATTGTTACCACTTCTGGCAATATTGTAAAAAAAGGGAGTGCCATTGACGAGCGTATCAATGTTTCAGATTTGGCATCTGGACTATACGTTTTGGTAGTGGAGGATCACTCAGGAATGAAAAGTTCTAAATTTTATAAAAACTAA
- a CDS encoding endonuclease encodes MKAFFVLCVFIELQSILTSYTLNQLEDYSTIAFYNLENFFDLKDDPHTLDDDFTPIGMRNWDEDKYFGKAKKLAKAIASIGKEDSGASPVLIGLAEVENKNVIQTLLHEKSLKDIDYAYVHFDSPDERGIDTALLYNKEHFTVLESDTIPLIVDNSNGERDFTRDILYVLGRLHQEEVHIFVNHWPSRRDGATATSYKRIKAAHTILQKIESLNTAVSNYIIMGDFNDNPNSKSIKTLMETGMFMNPMQKLLSPSTGSANYKGKWSLFDQILISHSFLNYEKGTHTFKKASVFAPNFLKERKEKYKGNPFRTFAGKKYLGGYSDHFPVYILLKENN; translated from the coding sequence TTGAAAGCCTTTTTTGTACTTTGTGTTTTTATTGAACTTCAATCCATATTAACATCATATACATTGAATCAGCTGGAAGATTATTCTACCATAGCATTTTACAATCTTGAGAATTTTTTTGACCTAAAGGATGACCCCCATACCCTTGATGATGATTTTACTCCAATAGGGATGCGAAATTGGGATGAGGACAAATATTTTGGAAAAGCCAAAAAGCTAGCCAAAGCTATAGCATCTATAGGAAAGGAAGATAGTGGGGCATCTCCGGTTTTAATAGGTTTGGCCGAAGTGGAGAACAAAAATGTTATCCAGACGCTACTGCACGAAAAATCACTAAAGGATATTGATTATGCGTATGTACATTTCGACTCGCCGGATGAAAGGGGGATAGATACCGCTTTACTTTATAATAAAGAACACTTTACTGTTTTGGAATCCGATACGATTCCCTTAATTGTGGATAACTCAAACGGGGAGCGTGATTTTACCCGCGACATTCTATATGTACTCGGTAGGTTGCACCAAGAAGAGGTGCATATTTTTGTAAATCATTGGCCATCGCGCAGGGATGGTGCCACTGCAACAAGTTATAAAAGAATAAAAGCCGCCCACACGATTCTACAAAAAATAGAAAGTCTTAATACAGCGGTTTCCAATTATATCATAATGGGCGATTTTAACGACAACCCCAATTCCAAAAGTATTAAAACACTTATGGAGACGGGCATGTTTATGAACCCAATGCAAAAGCTGCTCTCACCTTCTACGGGAAGTGCAAATTATAAGGGAAAATGGAGTCTTTTTGATCAAATTTTGATTTCACACAGTTTTTTAAACTATGAAAAGGGAACCCATACGTTTAAAAAAGCCAGTGTATTTGCTCCGAATTTTCTCAAGGAGCGAAAAGAAAAATATAAGGGAAATCCATTCCGAACATTTGCGGGGAAAAAGTATCTTGGAGGTTACAGTGATCACTTTCCTGTTTATATTCTGTTGAAAGAAAATAACTAA
- the hflX gene encoding GTPase HflX, translating to MLEKKSIDYEKAVLIGVINKDQDESKVKEYLDELEFLTYTAGGEVTKRFTQRIDVPNPKTYIGSGKMEEVERYVKQNEIGSVIFDDELSPAQQNNIEKLLRCKILDRTSLILDIFAQRAQTSYARTQVELAQYEYLLPRLTGLWTHLERQRGGIGMRGPGETEIETDRRIVRDRISLLKKKLAKIDRQMETQRGNRGALVRVALVGYTNVGKSTLMNVISKSEVFAENKLFATLDTTVRKVVIGNLPFLLSDTVGFIRKLPTQLVESFKSTLDEVREADLLLHVVDISHPNFEEHIASVNQILDEIKSADKKNIMVFNKIDLYKPETIDEDDLVTERTEAHFTIEDWKKTWYNKIGDRALFISALNKENLDEFRKRVYNEVRDIHVTRFPYNNFLYPEHLDEYH from the coding sequence ATGCTAGAAAAAAAGAGTATAGATTATGAGAAGGCGGTGCTTATTGGAGTGATCAATAAGGACCAAGATGAGAGCAAGGTCAAAGAATACCTAGATGAACTGGAATTCTTGACCTATACCGCTGGCGGCGAGGTAACCAAAAGATTTACGCAGCGCATAGATGTCCCCAACCCAAAAACCTACATAGGCAGCGGTAAAATGGAAGAGGTAGAGCGGTATGTAAAACAAAACGAGATAGGTTCGGTAATTTTTGATGACGAGCTCTCCCCTGCGCAACAGAACAATATTGAAAAGCTCCTTCGCTGTAAAATATTGGACAGAACAAGTCTTATCCTCGATATTTTTGCACAACGTGCACAGACCAGCTATGCACGCACACAAGTAGAATTGGCCCAGTACGAATATCTTTTGCCTAGGTTAACCGGACTTTGGACACACTTGGAGCGCCAACGTGGGGGTATTGGAATGCGCGGTCCGGGGGAAACGGAGATTGAAACAGATAGAAGGATTGTTCGTGACCGAATCTCACTCTTAAAAAAGAAGCTTGCCAAAATAGACCGGCAAATGGAAACCCAAAGAGGCAACCGAGGTGCGCTAGTAAGAGTAGCTTTGGTAGGGTATACCAATGTGGGCAAATCCACTTTAATGAACGTGATAAGTAAAAGTGAGGTCTTTGCAGAGAATAAGTTGTTTGCCACACTAGATACTACCGTAAGGAAGGTCGTAATTGGCAACCTCCCCTTTTTATTGAGCGATACTGTAGGTTTTATCAGAAAGTTGCCTACGCAATTGGTGGAAAGTTTCAAAAGTACCTTGGACGAGGTACGGGAAGCGGATCTATTGTTACATGTAGTCGATATATCCCACCCTAATTTTGAAGAGCATATCGCATCCGTAAATCAAATCCTGGATGAAATCAAGAGTGCCGACAAAAAAAACATTATGGTCTTTAACAAAATAGACCTTTATAAGCCCGAAACCATTGACGAAGACGACTTGGTCACCGAACGAACCGAAGCTCATTTTACCATTGAAGATTGGAAAAAAACGTGGTACAACAAAATAGGTGATCGCGCGCTGTTCATCTCTGCGCTCAACAAGGAAAATCTTGATGAGTTTAGAAAACGGGTGTACAATGAGGTTCGCGATATTCATGTGACTCGCTTTCCATATAACAATTTTTTATATCCAGAGCATTTGGATGAATATCATTGA
- a CDS encoding DUF3078 domain-containing protein, translating into MKQLLLATVAFFMMLTGSAQTAEELKSEMAPKKDSIAAIQARVNALQAKLDALPGWKIGAFGTIGGSISEFNNWFAQGIPNNSSGNIGFTVNAYANLQEEKFFWRNAANVNLAWVKLDDKDDPTDDDSFREATDVFNISSLYGRKLSEKFAISGLVEYRTTLLSNFNDPGYLDVGVGATWTPIQDLVVVIHPLNYNFVFSSEDTIFESSAGAKIVADYTKKIGAINFKSNLSMFQSYEDGDLSNWTWTNSFAYTLWKVIGVGFDFGLRNNKQETLNYIVNLAPTPNADATFDTIDNELQTYWTLGLSYSF; encoded by the coding sequence ATGAAACAACTACTTTTAGCTACGGTAGCCTTTTTTATGATGCTGACCGGTAGCGCACAAACAGCAGAAGAGCTAAAGTCTGAAATGGCTCCTAAAAAAGACTCCATTGCTGCTATTCAGGCTCGGGTGAATGCCCTACAGGCCAAGCTAGATGCCTTGCCCGGTTGGAAAATAGGGGCTTTTGGAACCATTGGGGGAAGTATCTCTGAATTCAACAATTGGTTTGCCCAGGGAATTCCCAACAACTCATCCGGGAATATTGGTTTTACGGTCAATGCCTACGCCAATCTACAGGAAGAAAAATTCTTTTGGCGCAATGCGGCCAACGTTAACTTGGCCTGGGTGAAATTGGATGATAAAGATGATCCAACGGACGATGATAGCTTTAGGGAAGCTACGGATGTATTCAATATTTCTTCGCTCTATGGAAGGAAGCTCAGTGAGAAATTTGCCATATCTGGATTGGTCGAATATCGTACTACATTGTTGAGCAACTTTAACGATCCTGGGTATTTGGACGTAGGGGTCGGTGCCACATGGACGCCCATTCAAGATTTGGTGGTTGTGATCCATCCGCTCAACTACAACTTTGTCTTTAGTAGTGAGGATACCATTTTTGAATCTTCGGCAGGTGCCAAGATCGTAGCGGATTACACCAAGAAAATTGGCGCGATCAATTTTAAAAGTAACCTGTCCATGTTCCAAAGCTATGAAGACGGGGATTTGAGTAATTGGACCTGGACCAATTCCTTTGCATATACGCTATGGAAAGTAATAGGGGTAGGGTTTGATTTTGGCCTGAGAAACAACAAACAAGAAACCTTAAACTATATAGTAAACTTGGCCCCAACCCCAAATGCCGATGCTACTTTCGATACCATTGACAACGAACTACAAACCTATTGGACCTTAGGTCTGAGCTATTCGTTTTAA
- a CDS encoding BspA family leucine-rich repeat surface protein: protein MKKIRFSILTILSVGMFALSCSSDDNGTTTTPDDKTNSAPVITNQTTTAEVDEDANTTLTIFTVIATDADAEDTLTFEITGGNGQGLFNINENGLITLVDGKYLDFETVSEHSITVTVSDGNGGTDQISIQITVQNVIELLEDLESFVFTLKTTVADEVFSITTFGEDVDFQIDWGNGQGQEHKIGEGEVGLIHQYQDPGTYTVALKGQMDRLIFGGQESLQTVEQWGNTTWKSMDYMLYLDNLNVIITVNAKDKPDLAQCTSMLGAFVNADFKQDINDWDVSKVTNMYGTFAYNTTFNQDISGWDVSKVQNMSAMFYEATAFDQDLGGWDIGNVVGMEDMFSDSGMSAPNFSNTLIGWSELDGVQPDVTLGADGVDLCEGDGFNAYTALSANPHWIITYRNIVPCN from the coding sequence ATGAAAAAAATACGCTTTTCAATTCTGACGATACTATCCGTTGGAATGTTCGCACTCTCCTGTTCCAGTGATGACAATGGAACCACGACCACGCCCGACGACAAGACCAATTCCGCTCCCGTGATCACCAACCAGACCACAACGGCAGAAGTGGACGAAGATGCCAACACTACCCTTACTATCTTTACCGTGATCGCAACCGATGCCGATGCGGAAGATACCCTTACCTTTGAAATCACGGGCGGAAACGGCCAAGGGCTATTCAACATAAATGAGAATGGCCTGATCACCTTGGTAGATGGCAAATACCTTGACTTTGAGACCGTCTCCGAGCACAGCATCACCGTGACCGTCTCCGACGGCAATGGTGGCACGGACCAGATCAGCATACAGATAACCGTGCAGAACGTTATTGAACTGCTTGAGGATCTGGAATCTTTTGTCTTTACTTTGAAGACCACTGTCGCCGACGAGGTCTTCAGCATAACAACATTCGGAGAGGATGTCGATTTCCAAATTGATTGGGGTAACGGACAGGGACAGGAACATAAAATCGGCGAAGGGGAAGTGGGCCTTATCCATCAATACCAAGATCCGGGCACTTACACCGTGGCCTTAAAGGGACAAATGGACCGATTGATCTTTGGAGGACAGGAATCTTTGCAGACTGTGGAGCAATGGGGAAATACGACCTGGAAAAGCATGGATTATATGCTTTATCTGGATAATCTTAATGTTATTATAACTGTAAATGCGAAGGATAAACCCGATCTTGCCCAATGTACATCCATGCTAGGCGCTTTTGTCAATGCAGATTTCAAACAGGATATCAACGATTGGGATGTAAGCAAGGTAACCAACATGTATGGCACCTTTGCTTACAATACCACGTTCAATCAGGATATAAGCGGTTGGGATGTAAGCAAGGTTCAAAATATGTCCGCAATGTTCTATGAGGCCACGGCGTTCGATCAAGATCTGGGAGGTTGGGACATAGGTAATGTTGTAGGCATGGAAGACATGTTCAGTGACTCCGGGATGTCCGCCCCTAACTTTTCCAATACGCTTATTGGGTGGTCCGAACTAGATGGGGTACAGCCAGATGTAACATTGGGTGCAGATGGAGTAGATCTCTGCGAAGGTGACGGGTTCAACGCTTATACAGCCCTTTCAGCTAATCCACACTGGATTATTACTTATAGGAATATCGTTCCCTGTAATTAA
- a CDS encoding DUF2480 family protein, with product MSEIVNRVAQSKLITFDLEELYPEGKRTVLDIKDWLYEGFILREKEFRSYLEAVDWAVYQDNYMALTCSSDAIVPGWAFMLVTAKLNPFAKKVMVGDLETLETSLYQEKLEKLDVSSFADKPVIIKGCSNKPVPQNAYLMAITKIQQVAKSVMYGEACSSVPLYKKKK from the coding sequence ATGTCTGAAATAGTAAACAGAGTAGCACAGAGCAAACTGATCACCTTCGACCTTGAAGAACTCTATCCTGAAGGGAAGCGTACCGTTCTTGATATTAAGGATTGGCTGTACGAAGGTTTTATTCTTAGGGAAAAAGAGTTTAGAAGCTATTTGGAAGCAGTCGACTGGGCCGTGTACCAAGACAATTATATGGCGTTGACCTGTTCTTCGGATGCCATTGTGCCCGGTTGGGCCTTTATGTTGGTGACCGCAAAATTAAACCCCTTCGCCAAAAAAGTAATGGTCGGTGATCTGGAAACTTTAGAGACATCCCTTTACCAGGAAAAATTGGAAAAACTGGATGTGAGTTCTTTTGCAGATAAGCCCGTTATCATTAAAGGGTGTTCCAACAAACCTGTTCCCCAAAACGCTTATCTAATGGCCATCACCAAAATACAGCAAGTGGCCAAGAGCGTCATGTACGGGGAGGCCTGTTCTTCGGTGCCGTTGTACAAGAAAAAAAAATAA
- a CDS encoding iron-sulfur cluster assembly protein, whose translation MSEEITTIDTAELGEKIVRVLKTIYDPEIPVDIYELGLIYDVFINEEYDAKILMTLTSPNCPVAETLPVEVEEKVKSLDALKDVEVEITFDPPWTQELMSEEAKLELGML comes from the coding sequence ATGAGTGAAGAAATTACAACAATAGATACCGCCGAATTGGGCGAAAAGATAGTTAGGGTCCTAAAAACCATCTATGACCCTGAGATACCCGTTGATATTTATGAGTTGGGGCTGATATACGATGTGTTTATCAACGAAGAGTACGATGCAAAAATATTGATGACGCTTACCTCACCAAACTGCCCCGTGGCCGAAACATTACCGGTCGAAGTGGAAGAAAAGGTAAAGTCATTGGATGCTTTGAAAGATGTTGAGGTAGAGATCACCTTTGATCCCCCTTGGACCCAAGAACTGATGAGCGAAGAGGCCAAATTGGAGCTGGGGATGTTGTAA